One genomic segment of Ipomoea triloba cultivar NCNSP0323 chromosome 9, ASM357664v1 includes these proteins:
- the LOC116030500 gene encoding putative glucose-6-phosphate 1-epimerase — translation MGHYAAVWDPRAAIEVTKDSNGIDQIVLRSPHGASARVSLNGGQITSWRNDRGEELLFTSSKATIKSPKAVRGGISICFPQFGNGGSLEHHGFARNKLWTIEKDPPSLPTFDANGKSFIDLLLRPSEEDLKFWPHSFEFRLRVSLASDGNLTVISRVRNINGKPFSFSFACHTYLSISDISEVRIEGLETLDYLDNLCQRERFTEQGDAITFESELDRVYVSTPNSIAVLDHERKRTYLIKKDGLPDVVVWNPWEKKSKAMADFGDEEYKQMLCVDGAAIEKPITLKPGEEWTSRVEVMVVASTFCGDDL, via the exons ATGGGGCACTATGCAGCGGTTTGGGATCCTAGAGCTGCGATTGAAGTGACAAAAGATTCGAATGGGATTGATCAGATTGTGCTTCGTAGCCCTCATGGGGCCTCTGCCAGG GTGAGCTTGAATGGAGGACAGATTACTTCATGGCGGAATGATCGAGGCGAAGAACTCCTATTCACCAGTAGCAAG GCAACCATCAAGTCTCCAAAAGCTGTAAGGGGAGGAATTTCTATCTGTTTTCCTCAG TTTGGAAATGGTGGTTCACTTGAGCATCATGGATTTGCGAGAAACAAACTTTGGACCATTGAGAAAGACCCTCCATCTCTGCCTACCTTTGATGCTAATGGCAAATCTTTCATTGACTTGTTGCTACGACCATCAGAAGAGGATTTGAAGTTCTGGCCTCATAG TTTTGAGTTCCGCCTCAGGGTTTCTCTGGCATCAGATGGAAATCTAACGGTGATATCTCGTGTTAGAAACATCAATGGCAAACCATTCAGTTTCTCATTTGCTTGTCATACGTACTTGTCCATCTCTGACATAAG CGAAGTAAGGATAGAAGGATTAGAAACATTGGACTATCTAGACAATCTGTGTCAGAGAGAGCGCTTCACAGAACAAGGAGATGCAATAACATTTGAAAGCGAG CTCGATCGCGTTTATGTTAGCACTCCAAATTCTATTGCTGTGCTTGATCATGAAAGGAAGCGAACGTACCTAATAAAGAAGGATGGACTGCCAGATGTTG TGGTGTGGAATCCATGGGAGAAGAAATCGAAGGCCATGGCGGATTTTGGAGACGAAGAGTACAAACAGATGCTGTGTGTCGACGGTGCAGCAATAGAGAAACCCATCACGTTGAAGCCGGGAGAGGAGTGGACGAGCCGCGTAGAGGTTATGGTTGTAGCCTCAACCTTTTGTGGTGATGATCTGTGA